The following are encoded together in the Pygocentrus nattereri isolate fPygNat1 chromosome 15, fPygNat1.pri, whole genome shotgun sequence genome:
- the nmur1a gene encoding neuromedin-U receptor 1 isoform X2 — translation MAKPNCSSAALTCVQDLLCNSSFGQNFSTVELADYCLDPDEYLEKYLGPRRSPVFLPICITYLLIFSVGVMGNILTCTVITRHRVMRTPTNFYLFSLAVSDLLVLLLGMPLELYELWSNYPFLLGESGCYFKTFLFETVCFASILNVTALSVERYIAVVHPLRAKYVMTRTHARRVILCVWGMSVVCAVPNTSLHGIFTLPQARGRGQGGLPGSDTCMLVKPRWMYNLIIQITTLIFFLLPMLTLSVLYLLIGLRLRRERILHATDRPEQDGYGGVRGQQQKARRQQVTKMLFVLVVMFGICWAPFHTDRLMWSFIDQWASGQVEIFQAYEYVHVISGVFFYLSSAVNPILYNLMSTRFREMFKEVMCRHTRRPVPRKQSLSVTRVTLRSVVSEVTPGNGAVTADGDYDFYECHENETMFD, via the exons ATGGCCAAACCCAACTGCTCGTCCGCAGCTCTGACGTGTGTCCAGGACCTGCTGTGTAACTCCAGCTTTGGTCAGAACTTCAGCACGGTGGAGCTGGCGGATTACTGCCTGGACCCAGACGAATACCTAGAGAAGTATCTCGGCCCGCGGCGCTCTCCAGTCTTCCTGCCCATCTGTATCACCTACCTGCTGATCTTCTCTGTGGGGGTTATGGGTAACATTCTCACCTGCACAGTCATCACGCGCCACAGGGTGATGAGAACGCCCACCAACTTCTACCTGTTCAGCCTGGCAGTGTCGGAcctgctggtgctgctgctggGCATGCCACTGGAACTGTATGAGCTGTGGAGCAACTACCCATTCCTGCTTGGCGAGAGCGGCTGCTACTTCAAAACCTTCCTGTTCGAGACCGTGTGCTTCGCCTCCATCCTGAACGTCACGGCGCTCAGCGTGGAGCGCTACATCGCTGTGGTCCACCCGCTTCGGGCCAAGTATGTGATGACCCGGACCCATGCGAGGCGGGTGATCCTGTGCGTGTGGGGTATGTCGGTGGTTTGCGCAGTGCCCAACACCAGCCTGCATGGCATCTTCACCCTGCCGCAGGCGCGTGGGCGGGGTCAGGGTGGCCTGCCCGGCTCGGACACCTGCATGCTGGTCAAACCGCGCTGGATGTACAACCTCATCATCCAGATCACTACGCTGATCTTCTTCCTGCTGCCCATGCTGACCCTCAGCGTGCTGTACCTGCTGATCGGCCTGCGGCTGCGCAGAGAGAGGATCCTGCATGCCACAGACAGACCGGAGCAGGACGGATACGGCGGCGTTCGCGGTCAGCAGCAGAAAGCGCGCAGGCAGCAGGTCACTAAGATGCTGT TTGTGCTGGTGGTGATGTTTGGTATCTGCTGGGCTCCGTTTCACACTGACCGTCTGATGTGGAGCTTCATTGACCAGTGGGCCAGCGGCCAGGTGGAGATTTTTCAGGCATATGAGTATGTCCACGTGATCTCGGGGGTTTTCTTCTATCTGAGCTCGGCCGTTAACCCCATCCTGTACAACCTGATGTCCACTCGCTTCAGGGAGATGTTTAAGGAGGTGATGTGTCGCCACACGCGGCGTCCAGTGCCCAGGAAGCAGTCTCTGAGTGTGACCCGCGTGACTTTACGCAGCGTGGTCAGCGAGGTCACCCCCGGCAACGGCGCCGTCACTGCGGATGGGGATTATGACTTTTACGAATGTCATGAAAATGAGACCATGTTTGACTGA
- the dynlt2b gene encoding tctex1 domain-containing protein 2: MEVAANTHSIRPSQQHRFRPAVVSGCIRELVREQLSGETYDSERSADLAQTLSAHITARLKELGLDRYKLIVQVVIGEQRGEGVQMASRCFWDADTDSCAKDVYMNDSLFCVAAVFGVYYY; this comes from the exons ATGGAGGTGGCGGcgaacacacacagcatcaggCCGAGCCAGCAGCACCG GTTCCGGCCGGCCGTTGTATCCGGCTGTATCCGGGAGCTGGTGAGGGAACAGTTGAGCGGAGAGACCTACGACTCGGAGCGGAGTGCGGACCTCGCACAGACACTCAGCGCGCACATCACTGCCCGACTCAAAG agtTGGGGCTGGATCGATATAAGCTGATTGTGCAGGTGGTTATTGGAGAACAGCGAGGAGAAGGAGTACA GATGGCGTCTCGGTGTTTCTGGGACGCGGACACCGACAGCTGCGCCAAAGACGTTTACATGAAC GACAGCCTGTTCTGTGTGGCTGCTGTGTTTGGGGTTTACTATTACTGA
- the nmur1a gene encoding neuromedin-U receptor 1 isoform X1, whose product MENFSLSSKTMAKPNCSSAALTCVQDLLCNSSFGQNFSTVELADYCLDPDEYLEKYLGPRRSPVFLPICITYLLIFSVGVMGNILTCTVITRHRVMRTPTNFYLFSLAVSDLLVLLLGMPLELYELWSNYPFLLGESGCYFKTFLFETVCFASILNVTALSVERYIAVVHPLRAKYVMTRTHARRVILCVWGMSVVCAVPNTSLHGIFTLPQARGRGQGGLPGSDTCMLVKPRWMYNLIIQITTLIFFLLPMLTLSVLYLLIGLRLRRERILHATDRPEQDGYGGVRGQQQKARRQQVTKMLFVLVVMFGICWAPFHTDRLMWSFIDQWASGQVEIFQAYEYVHVISGVFFYLSSAVNPILYNLMSTRFREMFKEVMCRHTRRPVPRKQSLSVTRVTLRSVVSEVTPGNGAVTADGDYDFYECHENETMFD is encoded by the exons ATGGAGAACTTCTCTCTCAG CTCTAAGACGATGGCCAAACCCAACTGCTCGTCCGCAGCTCTGACGTGTGTCCAGGACCTGCTGTGTAACTCCAGCTTTGGTCAGAACTTCAGCACGGTGGAGCTGGCGGATTACTGCCTGGACCCAGACGAATACCTAGAGAAGTATCTCGGCCCGCGGCGCTCTCCAGTCTTCCTGCCCATCTGTATCACCTACCTGCTGATCTTCTCTGTGGGGGTTATGGGTAACATTCTCACCTGCACAGTCATCACGCGCCACAGGGTGATGAGAACGCCCACCAACTTCTACCTGTTCAGCCTGGCAGTGTCGGAcctgctggtgctgctgctggGCATGCCACTGGAACTGTATGAGCTGTGGAGCAACTACCCATTCCTGCTTGGCGAGAGCGGCTGCTACTTCAAAACCTTCCTGTTCGAGACCGTGTGCTTCGCCTCCATCCTGAACGTCACGGCGCTCAGCGTGGAGCGCTACATCGCTGTGGTCCACCCGCTTCGGGCCAAGTATGTGATGACCCGGACCCATGCGAGGCGGGTGATCCTGTGCGTGTGGGGTATGTCGGTGGTTTGCGCAGTGCCCAACACCAGCCTGCATGGCATCTTCACCCTGCCGCAGGCGCGTGGGCGGGGTCAGGGTGGCCTGCCCGGCTCGGACACCTGCATGCTGGTCAAACCGCGCTGGATGTACAACCTCATCATCCAGATCACTACGCTGATCTTCTTCCTGCTGCCCATGCTGACCCTCAGCGTGCTGTACCTGCTGATCGGCCTGCGGCTGCGCAGAGAGAGGATCCTGCATGCCACAGACAGACCGGAGCAGGACGGATACGGCGGCGTTCGCGGTCAGCAGCAGAAAGCGCGCAGGCAGCAGGTCACTAAGATGCTGT TTGTGCTGGTGGTGATGTTTGGTATCTGCTGGGCTCCGTTTCACACTGACCGTCTGATGTGGAGCTTCATTGACCAGTGGGCCAGCGGCCAGGTGGAGATTTTTCAGGCATATGAGTATGTCCACGTGATCTCGGGGGTTTTCTTCTATCTGAGCTCGGCCGTTAACCCCATCCTGTACAACCTGATGTCCACTCGCTTCAGGGAGATGTTTAAGGAGGTGATGTGTCGCCACACGCGGCGTCCAGTGCCCAGGAAGCAGTCTCTGAGTGTGACCCGCGTGACTTTACGCAGCGTGGTCAGCGAGGTCACCCCCGGCAACGGCGCCGTCACTGCGGATGGGGATTATGACTTTTACGAATGTCATGAAAATGAGACCATGTTTGACTGA